From a region of the Dictyostelium discoideum AX4 chromosome 2 chromosome, whole genome shotgun sequence genome:
- the alyD-2 gene encoding hypothetical protein gives MRLLVTLILLIFVLTVSGQYSCSNPCYGNMCCSIPSNNEYYLTTFCDESTACGTPCSAQTYFTADSQRFGCGVTLTICSTSGGSTTTGGTGSAGTSTSSGSGSGSGSGSGSGSGSGSGTSGSSSSGSSSGSGSGSSSGSGGSSGSGSGSTMETGGFYGVCVKAITIDAGPNISVEEEAGMAIIDASSQICQDLFGSSSCGWSDKRSITAVQSSVEDGFPVNKPFNVTFEDYNKIISNSLILDQQCSNKNNCKYNKLELMK, from the exons ACTTTGATTTTacttatttttgttttaaccGTTAGTGGTCAATATAGTTGTAGTAACCCATGCTATGGTAATATGTGTTGCTCTATTCCAAGCAATAATGAATATTATCTTACTACTTTTTGTGATGAATCTACTGCCTGTGGAACTCCATGTTCAGCCCAAACTTACTTT ACTGCAGATAGTCAACGTTTTGGTTGTGGTGTAACATTAACAATTTGTTCAACAAGTGGTggttcaacaacaactggTGGAACAGGTTCTGCAGGTACCTCAACTTCAAGCGGAAGTGGAAGTGgaagtggtagtggtagtggtagtggaaGTGGAAGTGGAAGTGGTACATCAGGTAGTTCTTCAAGTGGTAGTTCAAGTGGAAGTGGTAGTGGCAGTTCAAGTGGAAGTGGTGGTTCAAGTGGAAGCGGTAGTGGCTCAACTATGGAAACTGGAGG tttcTATGGTGTTTGTGTTAAAGCAATTACTATTGATGCTGGTCCAAATATTAGTGTTGAAGAAGAAGCAGGTATGGCAATTATTGATGCATCATCACAAATTTGTCAAGATCTCTTTGGTTCATCATCATGTGGTTGGTCTGATAAAAGATCAATTACAGCCGTCCAATCATCTGTTGAAGATGGATTCCCAGTTAACAAACCATTCAATGTCACTTTTGaagattataataaaatcatttcaaatagtttaattttagatCAACAatgttcaaataaaaataattgtaaatataataaattagaattaatgaaata